From Coturnix japonica isolate 7356 chromosome 3, Coturnix japonica 2.1, whole genome shotgun sequence, the proteins below share one genomic window:
- the PHACTR2 gene encoding phosphatase and actin regulator 2 isoform X3, with product MDNAVDGLDKASIANSDGPAPGSQTPPFKRKGKLSTIGKIFKPWKWRKKKTSEKFRETSAVLERKISTRQSREELIRRGVLKEMPEQDGDVTVNFETSNGHTVAIGEETIQEENAVKASGDNGTLSEKSSGLEGKKEDQKENTTDHCPEITASHAPPQPKPKPKPKKAPLPPKNALAASATTSHKSNEAPHAKKKGKAPVKQPPLPPPKPTSHSANREVASASHAKKTPVSKSSSSPSTSSTSSHPKASKETSSKSGASGTPRGKKKPGKQTAPRTAPDGAASSPSGATANKSEVKAEKSEPEQTSSLISETEDVEQLSKLVVPPPPTTAPPLPPPPPPPPPPFTSAAAQLIVSSDAQDPSVPGSDSKPLLQAERGTDEGLSSTTPDRGPDANGEDIKSLASKDNQEAKADGQIHSEPAEETSDAAAAAESESSRESHSSDSDSDGPILYTDDDDDDDDDNASAESSLASRIRRRDTLAIKLGNRPSKKELEDKNILQRTSEEERQEIRHQIGTKLVRRLSQRPTTEELEQRNILKQKNEEEEQEAKREIKRRLSRKLSLRPTVAELQARRILRFNEYVEVTDSPDYDRRADKPWARLTPADKAAIRKELNEFKSTEMEVHEESRQFTRFHRP from the exons tGTTGGAAAGGAAGATTTCGACAAGAcaaagcagagaggagctgATAAGAAGGGGAGTGCTGAAGGAAATGCCTGAGCAAG atggtGATGTCACAGTAAATTTTGAAACTTCAAACGGACACACTGTAGCTATTGGTGAAGAAACcatacaggaagaaaatgcagtaaaagCCAGCGGAGATAATGGCACTTTATCAGAGAAATCATCtggactggaaggaaaaaaagaagatcaaaAAG AGAACACTACTGATCACTGCCCAGAAATAACTGCATCTCATGCTCCACCACAACCCAAGCCTAAGCCTAAACCTAAAAAAGCTCCGCTACCACCAAAAAATGCTCTTGCTGCTTCTGCCACCACCAGCCATAAGAGTAATGAAGCACCTCATGctaaaaaaaagggaaaggctCCTGTTAAGCAGCCTCCTCTCCCGCCTCCCAAGCCAACAAGCCACAGTGCAAATCGAGAAGTTG ctAGTGCTTCACACGCTAAAAAAACACCAGTCTCCAAGTCCTCTTCATCACCATCTACTTCGTCCACATCATCTCATCCCAAAGCCTCTAAGGAGACTTCCAGCAAATCAGGCGCATCAGGAACTCCCAGGGGCAAGAAAAAACCTGGGAAACAGACAGCTCCACGAACGGCACCAGATGGGGCTGCCTCTTCCCCTTCGGGTGCCACAGCCAACAAGTCGGAagtgaaggcagaaaaatcTGAACCTGAGCAGACTTCCAGTCTAATTTCTGAAACAGAGGATGTAGAACAACTGAGCAAGCTGGTTgtccccccacctcccaccacCGCTCCTCCCctacccccacccccacctccacccccacctccttttacttctgcagctgctcaaCTCATTGTGTCCTCAGATGCCCAAGATCCATCCGTTCCCGGATCAGATAGTAaacctcttctccaggctgagcgAGGCACAGATGAAGGCTTGAGCAGTACAACCCCAGACAGAGGTCCAGATGCTAATGGAGAAGACATAAAAAG CTTGGCTAGCAAAGACAACCAAGAAGCGAAGGCAGATGGCCAGATCCACTCTGAACCAGCAGAGGAGActtctgatgctgctgctgctgctgagagtgaaagcagcagagagagccACAGCAGTGACTCTGATTCTGATGGGCCCATACTTTACACAGATGATGATgacgatgatgatgatgataatgcGAGTGCTGAAA gCTCTTTGGCAAGTAGAATTCGTCGTAGGGATACTCTTGCTATCAAACTTGGCAACAGACCATCTAAGAAAGAATTAGAAGACAAAAACATCCTGCAGCGTACATCTGAAGAGGAGAGGCAGGAAATCAGACATCAGATCGGAACGAAGCTTGTGAG GAGACTTAGCCAGAGGCCTACAACTGAAGAGCTAGAGCAAAGAAATATCCTGAAGC agaagaatgaagaagaggaacaggaagccaaaagggaaataaaacgTAGACTCAGTAGAAAG CTCAGCCTGAGGCCCACCGTGGCTGAACTTCAAGCAAGACGGATCCTGCGGTTTAATGAGTACGTGGAGGTTACAGATTCTCCAGATTACGACCGTCGTGCTGACAAGCCGTGGGCCAGGTTAACTCCCGCTGACAAG GCGGCCATTCGGAAAGAACTGAAtgaatttaaaagcacagaaatggaagTACACGAGGAAAGTCGGCAGTTTACCAG GTTTCATCGTCCATAG